The Desulfobaculum bizertense DSM 18034 genome includes a region encoding these proteins:
- a CDS encoding FMN-dependent NADH-azoreductase, with protein sequence MDCLLYVKASPRGERSHSLSVADEFVKIWLAAHPGGLVTEKNLFEVGLPSFDGFRIQAKYNIMHGLEHTMSEKNAWKEVEELIGEFKAHKRYLFAVPMWNFSVPYILKQYIDIINQPGYTFGVAEDGGYHGLVQGRKAMVVYSRGGEYIPGTPAEGYNHQSPYLEMMLNFMGITDVESVAVEGTMMGPDKRDENKEQALEAARQIATHF encoded by the coding sequence ATGGATTGTCTGCTGTACGTGAAGGCTTCTCCACGGGGCGAGCGCTCCCATTCGCTTTCTGTTGCTGATGAGTTTGTCAAAATCTGGCTTGCGGCACATCCCGGAGGACTGGTGACAGAAAAGAACCTGTTTGAAGTTGGGCTGCCGAGTTTTGACGGATTTCGGATTCAGGCAAAGTACAACATCATGCATGGTCTGGAACACACCATGTCAGAAAAAAATGCGTGGAAAGAAGTTGAGGAGCTGATTGGAGAATTTAAGGCTCACAAGCGCTATCTTTTTGCTGTGCCGATGTGGAACTTTAGCGTTCCGTACATCCTCAAGCAGTATATCGATATTATCAACCAGCCCGGCTACACCTTTGGCGTGGCAGAAGATGGTGGATATCATGGTCTGGTTCAGGGCAGGAAGGCTATGGTCGTGTATTCACGGGGTGGGGAGTATATCCCCGGTACTCCGGCAGAGGGCTACAACCACCAGTCTCCATATCTGGAAATGATGCTGAATTTTATGGGAATCACTGATGTGGAGTCTGTGGCTGTGGAAGGCACGATGATGGGACCTGACAAGCGTGATGAAAACAAAGAGCAGGCATTGGAAGCCGCACGGCAGATTGCAACACATTTTTAA
- a CDS encoding long-chain-fatty-acid--CoA ligase, translated as MTEITRPWLQSYDKEVSATIDCENIPVFGYLDLAAKKFGKRKAIVFKNWSITYKKLLHKSEVLAANFRNLGIQPGDRVSIMLPNLPQTILSYWGALKAGAIVVMTNPLYMETELIHQLNDAECDTMIVLDHLWPKIEAVRDKLPVKRFIIVRISDCLSFPLNFLYGFNAKKKKLFTDVPYEQKNIIRWKDLLKGKERYSRPPTDPKEDLALLQYTGGTTGISKGVMITHQNMTANVQQCHQILHAIGNKHETFVAVMPYFHIYGLTTCLNLPTSIGATMVPMPRFDPAELLGTLKKRKVSIFPGAPAIYSALLLQKHVSPSDFTSVRYCVSGSAPIPVEILEQFKAITHADIIEGYGLTEASPVTHLNPLVGTKKNGSIGLPFPSTDARIVDMEVGELTLAPGKAGELVLRGPQVMRGYWKRPDETANAVRNGWLYTGDIATMDEEGYFYIVDRKKDLIITSGYNVYPREIDEVLYEHPKIKDAVAVGIPHPARGEIIKVYVVLHSGEKMSGSDVISWCRKKLAKYKVPRKVEFRPELPKTLVGKVLRRALRQEEEEKMKKMAAKRAARKAAKEAKAAKEAQEAEGDK; from the coding sequence ATGACAGAAATAACCCGCCCCTGGCTTCAAAGTTACGACAAGGAAGTCAGCGCGACCATTGATTGCGAAAATATACCAGTTTTTGGGTATCTGGACCTTGCGGCCAAAAAGTTTGGCAAACGCAAGGCCATTGTGTTCAAAAACTGGAGCATCACGTACAAAAAGCTGCTTCACAAAAGTGAAGTTCTTGCAGCGAACTTCCGTAACCTTGGCATCCAGCCCGGAGACCGTGTCTCCATCATGCTCCCAAACCTGCCGCAGACCATTCTGTCGTACTGGGGAGCACTCAAAGCTGGCGCCATTGTGGTTATGACCAATCCGCTCTACATGGAAACCGAGCTGATTCACCAGCTCAACGACGCAGAATGCGACACCATGATCGTTCTGGACCACCTCTGGCCCAAGATCGAAGCTGTCCGCGACAAGCTCCCGGTCAAGCGCTTCATCATTGTCCGCATTTCTGACTGTCTGTCCTTTCCGCTGAATTTTCTTTATGGCTTCAATGCCAAGAAAAAGAAGCTCTTCACAGACGTTCCATACGAGCAGAAAAACATCATTCGCTGGAAAGATCTGCTCAAGGGCAAAGAGCGCTACAGCCGTCCCCCAACAGATCCCAAGGAAGACTTGGCCCTGCTCCAGTATACCGGTGGAACCACGGGTATTTCCAAAGGCGTCATGATTACGCACCAGAACATGACCGCCAATGTTCAGCAGTGCCACCAGATTCTTCATGCGATTGGCAACAAGCACGAAACCTTTGTTGCCGTCATGCCCTATTTTCACATCTATGGCCTGACCACCTGCCTGAACCTGCCGACATCCATTGGCGCCACTATGGTGCCCATGCCCCGCTTTGATCCTGCGGAGCTGCTTGGCACGCTCAAAAAACGCAAAGTCTCCATCTTCCCGGGTGCACCTGCCATTTACTCAGCCCTGCTGCTCCAGAAACACGTTTCGCCCAGTGACTTTACCTCGGTGCGCTACTGTGTTTCCGGCTCTGCCCCAATTCCGGTAGAGATTCTTGAGCAGTTCAAGGCCATCACCCATGCGGACATCATTGAAGGATACGGACTGACCGAAGCGTCTCCGGTAACCCATCTGAATCCGCTGGTTGGAACCAAGAAAAACGGGTCCATTGGTCTGCCCTTCCCCTCCACTGATGCCCGCATCGTGGATATGGAAGTCGGCGAACTGACGCTGGCACCGGGCAAGGCCGGCGAACTGGTTCTGCGTGGGCCTCAGGTCATGCGTGGCTACTGGAAACGTCCTGACGAAACAGCAAATGCCGTGCGAAATGGCTGGCTGTACACAGGCGACATCGCCACGATGGACGAAGAAGGCTACTTCTACATTGTCGACCGCAAAAAAGACCTCATCATCACCAGTGGCTACAACGTGTACCCTCGTGAAATTGATGAAGTCCTGTATGAGCATCCAAAAATCAAGGATGCGGTCGCCGTTGGTATTCCTCATCCAGCCCGTGGCGAAATCATCAAGGTCTATGTCGTCCTGCACAGCGGCGAAAAGATGAGCGGAAGCGATGTTATTTCGTGGTGCCGCAAGAAGCTCGCCAAGTACAAGGTTCCACGCAAGGTGGAATTCCGCCCCGAACTTCCCAAGACGCTGGTCGGCAAAGTTTTGCGCCGCGCCCTGCGTCAGGAAGAAGAGGAAAAAATGAAAAAAATGGCAGCCAAACGTGCAGCACGAAAAGCTGCAAAGGAAGCCAAAGCCGCCAAAGAAGCTCAAGAAGCAGAAGGCGACAAGTAA
- a CDS encoding SPOR domain-containing protein translates to MGLSLKFGKKDKKKNNGTRKNDSKESGKEPKRYTVSFSLAGVISLCVLTLVALSWIFILGVLVGRGYKPEKAVPELERIMPQPQEQAQPEPPKVLKPEELEFYSDLSGKQPEKEQAPEKTQAVRTAPKKAPAPAPKRLEEPKRPEKVKVTVKVRERTPGVQSYRFTYQVASLKNHEAAQRVQKKLSGLGLSSSIQTAKTSKGTWHRVLVTMNGTDQDAAALRKKLGSVGISKPFLKSRKAL, encoded by the coding sequence ATGGGTCTTAGCCTCAAGTTTGGCAAAAAAGACAAGAAAAAAAATAACGGCACCAGAAAAAACGACAGCAAGGAATCAGGCAAAGAGCCAAAGCGCTACACAGTCTCGTTTTCCCTTGCCGGTGTTATTTCCCTCTGCGTGCTCACCCTTGTCGCCCTGTCATGGATTTTTATTCTCGGGGTCCTCGTAGGCCGTGGCTACAAGCCAGAGAAAGCAGTCCCGGAACTTGAGCGCATTATGCCCCAGCCTCAGGAGCAGGCTCAGCCTGAGCCGCCAAAGGTTCTCAAGCCTGAAGAACTGGAGTTCTATTCTGACCTGTCTGGCAAACAGCCAGAAAAAGAGCAGGCTCCAGAAAAAACACAGGCTGTTCGCACTGCGCCAAAGAAAGCACCAGCTCCAGCTCCCAAACGACTTGAGGAGCCAAAGCGACCTGAAAAGGTAAAGGTGACAGTCAAAGTCAGAGAACGCACCCCCGGGGTTCAAAGCTACCGCTTTACCTATCAGGTTGCCTCGCTCAAAAATCACGAGGCCGCCCAGCGGGTACAGAAAAAACTCTCTGGTCTGGGACTGAGTTCCAGCATTCAGACTGCCAAAACCTCCAAAGGGACATGGCACCGCGTGCTGGTTACCATGAACGGAACAGATCAAGACGCCGCAGCACTGCGCAAAAAACTGGGAAGCGTTGGCATATCCAAACCCTTCCTGAAATCTCGCAAAGCGCTGTAG
- the argS gene encoding arginine--tRNA ligase, with protein sequence MRAHDYLKKLLEKFVADNGYEWPEKANIETPKDQKFGDLATNLAMMLTRQAKKAPRDIAAAIAESISGDAPAISKVEIAGPGFLNVTFTPEFWQETISEVAKAGDSFGTSTLGAGKKIQVEYVSANPTGPLHIGHGRGAAVGDSLARILRAAGFDARTEYYLNDAGRQMRILGNSVWVRLQRLLGTEVPDPEDFYKGDYIIDIAQQVLDENAGIAELPENEILDICRETAMNTILDGIKADLADFHVEHQVWFSEKSLVETGAVEKTFKRLEEKGLAFEKDGAFWFKSTEFGDDKDRVLRKSDGSLTYFASDIAYHDNKFDRGFDKVVDIWGADHHGYVPRMKAAVEALGRDRDDLEVILVQLVNLLRGGEQIAMSTRAGQFETLADVVKETGSDAARYMFLSRKSDSHLDFDLELVKQKTMDNPVYYVQYAHARIHSVMRKAQEREIVLGTLSAEQRALLNTDEDLRVLKLLAQYPDIVESAAKGLSPHFISYYMQELAGALHRYYHANTILGAESAELVQARLHLLMAVAQVIRNGLGLLGVSAPERM encoded by the coding sequence ATGCGTGCACACGACTATTTAAAAAAACTGCTTGAAAAATTTGTTGCTGACAACGGCTACGAGTGGCCGGAAAAGGCAAACATCGAGACCCCAAAAGACCAGAAATTTGGTGATCTTGCCACCAACCTTGCAATGATGCTGACCCGTCAGGCCAAAAAAGCCCCACGCGACATCGCCGCAGCCATTGCAGAGTCCATTTCTGGTGATGCTCCCGCCATTTCCAAGGTTGAAATTGCAGGTCCCGGCTTTCTGAACGTGACCTTCACTCCCGAGTTCTGGCAGGAAACCATCAGTGAAGTTGCCAAGGCTGGTGACAGCTTTGGTACCTCCACCCTTGGCGCAGGCAAAAAGATTCAGGTGGAATATGTTTCCGCCAACCCCACCGGTCCCCTGCACATCGGCCACGGTCGTGGTGCTGCCGTTGGTGACAGCCTCGCCCGCATCCTTCGTGCTGCTGGCTTTGATGCACGCACCGAGTACTACCTCAATGATGCTGGCCGCCAGATGCGTATTCTTGGAAACTCTGTCTGGGTCCGCCTCCAGCGCCTGCTTGGCACTGAGGTTCCCGATCCGGAAGATTTCTACAAGGGTGACTACATCATCGACATTGCCCAGCAGGTTCTCGACGAGAACGCAGGCATTGCCGAGCTTCCCGAAAACGAAATTCTGGACATCTGCCGCGAAACAGCCATGAACACCATTCTTGATGGTATCAAGGCTGACCTTGCCGACTTCCACGTCGAGCATCAGGTCTGGTTCTCCGAAAAGAGCCTTGTTGAAACCGGCGCTGTCGAAAAGACCTTCAAGCGTCTCGAAGAAAAAGGCCTCGCCTTTGAAAAGGACGGCGCTTTCTGGTTCAAGTCCACAGAATTTGGAGACGACAAGGACCGCGTCCTTCGGAAGTCCGACGGCTCCCTGACCTATTTTGCGTCTGACATTGCTTACCACGACAACAAGTTTGACCGTGGCTTTGACAAGGTTGTCGACATCTGGGGCGCTGACCACCACGGTTACGTTCCCCGCATGAAGGCTGCGGTTGAAGCTCTTGGCCGCGACCGCGATGACCTCGAAGTCATCCTGGTCCAGCTGGTGAACCTGCTGCGCGGTGGCGAACAGATTGCCATGTCCACACGTGCAGGACAGTTTGAAACACTGGCCGACGTGGTCAAGGAAACAGGTTCTGATGCTGCCCGCTACATGTTCCTGTCCCGCAAGTCCGATAGTCATCTGGACTTTGACCTTGAGCTGGTCAAACAGAAGACCATGGACAATCCGGTCTACTACGTGCAGTACGCACACGCCCGTATCCACTCTGTCATGCGCAAGGCACAGGAACGTGAAATCGTTCTTGGCACACTGAGCGCAGAGCAGCGTGCCCTGCTGAACACTGACGAAGACCTTCGCGTGCTCAAGCTTCTGGCCCAGTATCCCGACATCGTGGAATCTGCTGCCAAGGGTCTTAGCCCGCACTTCATCAGTTATTATATGCAAGAACTTGCAGGAGCTCTCCACCGCTACTACCATGCAAATACTATCCTTGGAGCAGAAAGCGCCGAACTGGTTCAGGCACGCCTGCACCTGCTCATGGCCGTTGCACAGGTTATCCGCAATGGTCTTGGCCTGCTTGGTGTTTCTGCTCCTGAACGCATGTAA
- a CDS encoding ACP S-malonyltransferase codes for MNATNPLTAVIFPGQGSQVKDMGRELAEASSDAMYLWQLAENVSQLPLREIYWGGDNTDMADTKALQPAMTVCALSLWMHAEKRISADCFAGHSLGEYPALAAAKILPVETVLALVSLRGRLMGEVAKEDEGMTAILRTPLKKVEEIVASVREKSGLELSVANYNTPSQFVLTGKKEALTAVAALVKEQKGRAIPLPVSGAFHSPLMAEAADELKSQLLAADWSQPEKPVYFNVTAGPEDNPERIRDIMVQQMTSPVRWIEIITNQYNAGVRTWYEPGPKGVLTKMLGQTLKGVDAEWTGKSLDSTTAILEAKPGL; via the coding sequence ATGAATGCAACGAATCCGCTCACTGCGGTTATTTTTCCCGGTCAGGGGTCTCAGGTCAAGGACATGGGCCGCGAGCTTGCAGAAGCAAGCAGCGATGCAATGTACCTCTGGCAGTTGGCAGAAAATGTTTCCCAGCTCCCCCTGCGAGAAATTTACTGGGGTGGAGACAACACAGACATGGCAGACACCAAGGCCCTCCAGCCAGCCATGACCGTTTGTGCCCTGAGCCTGTGGATGCATGCAGAAAAGCGCATCAGCGCAGACTGTTTTGCTGGCCACAGCCTTGGCGAATACCCCGCCCTTGCTGCGGCAAAGATTCTTCCTGTCGAAACCGTGCTCGCACTGGTTTCCCTGCGTGGCCGCCTGATGGGCGAAGTTGCCAAAGAGGATGAAGGCATGACCGCCATCCTGCGCACCCCGCTCAAAAAGGTCGAAGAAATTGTCGCAAGCGTTCGCGAAAAAAGCGGACTGGAGCTGAGTGTTGCCAACTACAACACCCCGTCCCAGTTTGTTTTGACAGGCAAAAAAGAAGCTCTGACCGCTGTTGCTGCGCTGGTCAAGGAACAAAAAGGCCGTGCTATCCCGCTGCCTGTCTCTGGCGCATTCCACAGCCCGCTCATGGCCGAGGCTGCCGACGAGCTGAAATCCCAGCTTTTGGCTGCGGACTGGTCACAGCCAGAAAAGCCTGTATATTTCAACGTTACCGCAGGTCCCGAAGACAATCCGGAGCGAATCCGTGATATCATGGTGCAGCAGATGACCTCCCCGGTACGCTGGATTGAGATTATTACAAACCAGTATAATGCTGGCGTCCGCACCTGGTACGAGCCGGGTCCCAAGGGAGTCCTGACCAAGATGCTCGGCCAGACACTCAAAGGCGTTGACGCCGAATGGACAGGGAAATCCCTCGACAGCACCACGGCCATCCTTGAGGCCAAGCCTGGGCTGTAG